A genomic window from Thermococcus nautili includes:
- a CDS encoding TIGR00153 family protein, which translates to MPLFGGKESNVFDAIDRHLNVVYETVKAFEKLIEAYLNGDFEGAKELEERVTLLESEADKLRRSIELMLYEGAFLPASRGDYVRLSELIDQVADAAESAAHTLILAKPKVPEELREEIMALVREAVKTYEKLMEAVKALNEDVDRALELAKETEDLEENADKVEYKLKAMVFESETITTYAKLIWNQAITKVGDIADRAEDASDQVMLMAIKRRG; encoded by the coding sequence ATGCCGCTCTTTGGGGGTAAGGAGAGCAACGTTTTTGACGCCATAGACAGGCACCTCAACGTCGTTTACGAAACCGTCAAGGCCTTTGAGAAGCTCATCGAGGCGTACCTGAACGGTGATTTTGAGGGCGCAAAGGAGCTTGAGGAGAGGGTAACCCTGCTCGAGAGCGAGGCCGACAAGCTGAGGAGGAGCATCGAGCTCATGCTCTACGAAGGGGCCTTTCTGCCCGCCAGCAGGGGAGACTACGTGAGGCTGAGCGAGCTAATAGACCAGGTGGCGGACGCGGCAGAGAGCGCGGCCCACACCCTTATTCTGGCAAAGCCGAAGGTTCCAGAGGAGCTCAGAGAGGAGATAATGGCCCTCGTGAGGGAGGCGGTAAAAACCTACGAGAAGCTCATGGAAGCGGTAAAGGCCCTTAACGAGGACGTTGACAGGGCTTTGGAGCTCGCAAAGGAGACAGAAGACCTCGAGGAGAACGCTGACAAGGTCGAGTACAAGCTCAAGGCGATGGTGTTTGAGAGCGAGACGATAACAACATACGCAAAGCTAATATGGAACCAGGCAATCACGAAGGTCGGCGACATAGCCGACCGCGCGGAAGACGCTTCCGACCAGGTAATGCTGATGGCTATAAAAAGGAGGGGGTGA